ACAGACATGACTGTTATCGTTGAGAAGACTGATCCACATCAATGCGCTATACATTCTTATATCGtctcaaatgtatttttccgGAGAAAAGTGTGGTggtgtcgtcgtcgtcatcttAGGTAATTTTGCGCACAACGTTGGTCAACGGATTGTACTGAACTATGCGATCGTGTATGATGAGACAGTACGCGGTGGTGCTCGCGGGTACGTTCTCTTTACAGTCAAATTCTATACGCACATCTACAGTTGCACTCTTAATCGATTCGTTTTGTCGAGAGCAATCGATAATCACAAACGGACCTTTTTGTCGAAAATTCGCGACAGATAGATTTGGCTCAAGATTATCATACCCATAATAGTTTTCACAGAAACGTGTATACATATCATACAGAATTGACCATctgtttttatcgaaatccagATTCATATCGTCATACAGATAACATTCCGAATTCAGATACAGTTTTACATTTGTCAGTTTACAATCATTGAATCGACTCGCGTCTTCAAGCATGACGTTCTTCCGACCAGCCTGCAGAGCGAAGACGACGTAACGCGGCTTCTCGAGCTGAGTAGCGGTCTTGATAGCCCATGTATGTTTGGTTGTGCGTTGTAATAATGGAAACTCATACAGATCCCATGAGCGAAAAACCATGCTGAGGTATCGCCCGCTTTCCAGAGCACGCAGCATCGACAGTTTATTTCTCTCATTCAACAGCACATGCGGCATTCGCCATTGtactttgaataattcaatttctgGTTCCTGCGCTGGATCGCCGACTAGACAATTATTATCGTTGCGTGCGCGTATCAAGATCAACTCATGACGAGCGTTAATCACCACGCGTTTGTAATCTTCGCAAAATCCCAGTAGCATGTTAAGTGgcacacaaaaattaaagtatccatTCACATGATACCACGGATCCCAACCAGcgttatttgcaattttggTTCTGTTAGTTGACATGGTTATATAATTCTTGAGCgtgctggttattccaacGTTTCTGTTACGATCAATCTCTACACCATCAAGTTCATATCGAATCTCATCAAACATAAACGCGATGCAATTATTCCCCAAAGTCACACTAGATCCcgtaactgttttttttatcgtaactTTTCCCTCGatgtataaaaaactttcagacggtaacgtgtataaatcctGATGTTGTATAGGTATTCTTATCTCATCACTGTGATCAAACGTTGTATTGGCAAACGGATTGTACGTGTGAGTCTCGATCTTGATGATGCGATCATCAAAGATCGGCTCATTCTCGATGTTTAAAATGTCCGTCATTGTCGTACTGCGAATCCCAAAGATTGAAGAAATGCAACGTTTGACGCGgtaagtttctttttctcagtgcaaaCTTCTTTTCTTGATGATTGAAATTTACTACTAAATGTCGGTTTTGTAAACGATGTGTTATCTTTTACGTGCCCGTTCAATACGAGCATCTCACGCTGCGTCTACACAAGCGTTATCGTCGTAGTCGTCGTACGTGCAATCTGACGGTGATTTCTTCTCCTCGAAAATTAAGCAATCGTTCGTGCTGATCGACGACACGTATCATCAAATCCGAAATGCTCCGTGCGGTGATCGGCAGATAAATGATCTGCCTCGGTGTTTCCGAGATCTTATATCCTGGTGCCACGTTCGGAGAAAATTCGTATATTGTATGCACACACTTGTCATTACTGTATGCGCTCGAGGTCACGTTACATTCTATGCGGATAATGTTTACGTTGATAATGTTAATTGATAAGTCTGATTTGTACCATTTTCGTGGCTTTAATATACGATCTGAAAAAAATCCTAGCAACGATCCAATATTGTTGGGcttgctaaaatttattttataggcGCATATTATCTTGCTCTTCATCGTATTGTTATTCGCGCGAAGTACTATCGGGAAATCCTTATCACCGCTATCTTTATCGACATCGTTGTCTTCAAGTGGGATGTCATCATGCGATATGTGTGTAACGCTATCATCGTCTTGTTTTTCATTATCATTAGTTGCATATTCCAGACGTTTCAACATTTTGTGTTTCAAAAACTCGTTTATGGCTTGCAGTTCGTACGATCCCTCGGGAATCGTAATTTCCACATCTTCTTCATCAaagtaaaacttattattcgAAGCATTTACATTCGGAATCGTATTGTAAGTCTCAAAGTTCATTAGACCGAGCTCGTAATTGTCATCGCTCAAATCTATAATTGGAAAGTATGTTGTAGTGAGGACGCTGTCCTTCCCAGTTAGCGTAAGTATCAATGACATGATTGAAAAACCGTCCAACGAATACTGAGTTAATTCGCATGCTGTCGAGCTTTAAATTCATACGCATCAACCGTTCGGAGAACTGTAAACACAATTGCCCACAAATGCTCTGATTGTAGGTTTGATAGGACGTTCGATTGTACTCTATCTTTGTCACACCGTCTCCGAAATATCGTACAAGTTCTTTAGGTGGCCGAAGATTACCAAAACTATCGAAATATATCACGTGATTGTCTCTCTTTGCGTACGCTACCCAATGAGTACCGGGACCCGTCACATCATCCAAGTTTACGATACCGCTCTCATTTCGTCGTGGACCGCTTATCGGTAATGCGTTACGCATGAAAACATCTCTAAAGTATGGAATACGCATACGAATAGCCATTTGCTGCAGTTGCACATTTGTCATTGCACCCGCAggcatttttaacgttttttcgacgttttttttttttcctttcgctGTTACACCTTTTCCGTATTTATATGGAGCGAGATACAGTCCCTTTCCACCTGTGTATGGACCAAGATATACACCACGACCTTCCCTCATGTGATTATGACGTTGTAACTCCTCGAGCTGACTTCGCGCGACTTTACTATCATTCACAGCTTTTGCCACGCTAGTCGCTCCACCGATCATGGATCTGAGTGCGCCCAATAACGGTAGAATCGGTAACATGCCGCCTCGTTTTGCTGTTGGAAgtattcgtttctttttcgttgTCTTTTTCTTCATTGTCGTCTTCTTCATGCCCATACCAATCTTTGTCTTAGCTTTCATAGCTGCCCAaacggcagcagcagcagcagctttCTCTTTTAGAGCTGAATCTTTTGCGATTACACGTCCTAACGCTTTCGTGACGAGTACCTTATCCGCCGCGTGTCGTTTAGCGAGATTGTTGTTATGAGAATAAGCAATATCGTGTTCGCGGCACGCTGCGTCCAATGGATTTACACCCTGATCGCCTCTGGCTAATCGTTTTTTCAAGTGTGTTCCCGGACCACAAAACTGATATCCAGGGATATGTAGCTCGAAGGAAGCGCGTTTATCAAGCGATTTAACAAACCATAACCCGATGGCATTCGCTACAATTCTTTATCAACGGTGCGGGACCGTTGAAATCAGGAATATCAGAGAGATGTGATAACAGCGCGAATATCTTTGCTACTGAACGATTCGCGGTTTTGCGCGCATATAAATAGACGTTCGATCCTACCTTTTTACTTAGTAGAAAATGAGGTTCGTACGACAACCGTTGGCGATACGcgttacaaattattacaacAAATTGTCACTGATGGGTGACAGTGGTGAGAAGCGTAAGCATGGTGAAATGCTGCCGAGTACTATACGTGCAATTATTTGCGGACCCTCGAATTGTGGTAAAA
This genomic window from Monomorium pharaonis isolate MP-MQ-018 chromosome 8, ASM1337386v2, whole genome shotgun sequence contains:
- the LOC118646791 gene encoding uncharacterized protein LOC118646791, giving the protein MTDILNIENEPIFDDRIIKIETHTYNPFANTTFDHSDEIRIPIQHQDLYTLPSESFLYIEGKVTIKKTVTGSSVTLGNNCIAFMFDEIRYELDGVEIDRNRNVGITSTLKNYITMSTNRTKIANNAGWDPWYHVNGYFNFCVPLNMLLGFCEDYKRVVINARHELILIRARNDNNCLVGDPAQEPEIELFKVQWRMPHVLLNERNKLSMLRALESGRYLSMVFRSWDLYEFPLLQRTTKHTWAIKTATQLEKPRYVVFALQAGRKNVMLEDASRFNDCKLTNVKLYLNSECYLYDDMNLDFDKNRWSILYDMYTRFCENYYGYDNLEPNLSVANFRQKGPFVIIDCSRQNESIKSATVDVRIEFDCKENVPASTTAYCLIIHDRIVQYNPLTNVVRKIT